DNA from Halogeometricum sp. S1BR25-6:
CGTCTTCTCCAGCGTCGAGTCCTCGACGACGCTGTTGGCCATGACGTGGACGTTCTCGCCGAGGTCGCTGTTCTCGACGCTCGCCGTCTCGTGGACGAAGTTCTCGCCGCCGAGATACCACGACACCGCGTCGAGGTAGCTCTCGGGCGTCCCGATGTCGAACCAGGCGCCGTCGAACGTGAACGCGTGTACGTCGCCCTTACCCTGGAGCCACTGGATGAACCAGCCCGGTTCGTCGGGGTTGTTGCCGCCGGTGAGGTACTCGTCGAACTTCGGCAGCGTCTCCGCCGGGAACGCGTAGCAGGCGATAGAGACGAGCGTGCTGTTCGGTTCCTCGGGTTTCTCCTGGAAGTTGACCACTCGGTCGCCCTCCAGTTCGACGAGGCCGTAGGATTTAGCCCGCTCCTTCGACCCCACGTCGTAGGCGGCGATAGAGGGGGTGTTCTTCTCCTCGAAGAAGTCGACGAACTCGCTCACGTCGAACGACAGCAGGTTGTCGCCGGCGATGACGACGAGGTCCTCCTCGACGTTCTCGCGGTCGATGAGTTGTTCGAGCGCACCGACGACGCCGAACTTCTCGTCCTCCTCGACCGTCTCCTCGACGGAGAGCGTCGGTTTCTCGAACGGCGAGTCCGCGAGGTACTCTTCGAACACCTCCTCGAAGCGCTCGTTCGTGCTGACGAACACCTCCGAGACACGGTCGTCCTCCTCTAGATCCTCGAAGATGACGTCTATCACCGTCTCTTCGCCCACCGGTAGAAACATCTTGGGGCGGTGTTTCGTGATGGGCCACATTCGCGTCGCGTACCCTCCTGCAAGGACGACTGCCTTCATGCTCGAATGGACTTACCGCTCTGTCAAGTTCTTTTCCCATCCTGCCCATTTCGTGATACTAATTTCGAACCACTGCGACGGGTCGAATCGGAAAGCGGACGGAAGGACTAACCACCGCTCGGTGCCTACCCGAGGACATGTCGGAGTCGGACTCGGACGCGACGACGCGGCAGCGAATCGCCGACGCCCTGCGGGAGGGACCGCAAACGGCGAGCGAACTATCGGAGACGGTGGGCGTCTCCCAGTCGTCGGCGTATCACCACCTGAGACACGTCGCCC
Protein-coding regions in this window:
- a CDS encoding NDP-sugar synthase, which translates into the protein MKAVVLAGGYATRMWPITKHRPKMFLPVGEETVIDVIFEDLEEDDRVSEVFVSTNERFEEVFEEYLADSPFEKPTLSVEETVEEDEKFGVVGALEQLIDRENVEEDLVVIAGDNLLSFDVSEFVDFFEEKNTPSIAAYDVGSKERAKSYGLVELEGDRVVNFQEKPEEPNSTLVSIACYAFPAETLPKFDEYLTGGNNPDEPGWFIQWLQGKGDVHAFTFDGAWFDIGTPESYLDAVSWYLGGENFVHETASVENSDLGENVHVMANSVVEDSTLEKTVIFKDSIIRNADIRNTIVDEDTHIENLDLSNALIGAHSHLE